The Chlamydiales bacterium genome has a segment encoding these proteins:
- a CDS encoding glycosyltransferase — protein MKSALVHDWLVGIGGGEKCLEAIYELFPSPIATLVRDDKKIQGMAFAAAECQTSFIQKMPRARTAYRNYLPLFPLAIEQLDLTEYDLVISLSHAVAKGALTHAEQLHLCYCFTPMRYAWDLTHQYLAELGAFRKICARLALHYLRSWDIASSSRVDHFAAISHVIARRIQKIYGREATVIYPPVATHKFAIAQSKEEYYLTASRLVPYKKIDLIVEAFAQMPDKRLVVIGDGPEMQKIKSRAAKNIEILGYQSDAVLNEHLAKAKAFVFAAEEDFGIIVVEAQAAGTPVIAFGKGGSLETVVEDKTGLFFPDQTVESLIVAVEDFEKRQGEFDPQGIKAHAEFFNEERFKRQFHAFVKNKVGEFHESHHSSRRQRDPSLAHL, from the coding sequence ATGAAGAGCGCGCTCGTACATGATTGGCTAGTGGGAATTGGAGGAGGGGAGAAGTGCCTCGAAGCGATCTACGAACTCTTTCCCTCTCCGATTGCAACTCTTGTTAGAGATGATAAAAAAATTCAAGGGATGGCCTTTGCAGCAGCGGAGTGCCAGACCTCATTCATTCAGAAGATGCCAAGAGCGCGCACCGCCTACCGCAACTATCTTCCCCTCTTCCCTCTTGCCATCGAACAGCTCGATCTGACTGAGTACGACCTCGTCATCTCTCTTTCACATGCAGTTGCCAAGGGAGCCCTAACGCATGCAGAGCAGCTCCACCTCTGCTACTGCTTTACCCCAATGCGCTATGCGTGGGATCTCACTCACCAGTATCTGGCTGAACTTGGAGCTTTTCGAAAGATCTGCGCGCGTCTCGCTCTTCACTATCTGCGCTCTTGGGATATCGCCTCATCTAGTAGAGTCGATCACTTTGCTGCGATCTCTCATGTTATTGCGCGAAGGATCCAGAAGATTTATGGCCGTGAGGCCACCGTGATCTACCCTCCAGTTGCAACGCACAAGTTTGCCATCGCTCAGAGTAAAGAGGAGTATTATCTTACCGCCTCCAGACTCGTCCCTTACAAGAAGATCGATCTCATTGTCGAGGCGTTTGCTCAGATGCCGGATAAGCGGCTTGTTGTGATCGGCGATGGGCCGGAGATGCAGAAGATCAAGAGCCGAGCGGCGAAGAATATTGAAATTTTAGGCTACCAGTCGGATGCTGTATTAAACGAGCATCTAGCTAAGGCCAAGGCCTTTGTCTTTGCAGCGGAAGAGGATTTTGGAATTATCGTCGTCGAGGCTCAGGCTGCTGGCACTCCAGTGATCGCGTTTGGAAAAGGAGGGTCGCTAGAGACGGTTGTTGAAGACAAGACCGGCCTCTTCTTCCCCGACCAGACAGTGGAGAGCCTCATAGTAGCCGTAGAGGATTTTGAAAAGAGACAGGGAGAGTTTGATCCGCAAGGAATCAAAGCTCACGCTGAATTTTTTAACGAAGAGAGATTTAAAAGGCAGTTTCACGCTTTTGTAAAAAATAAGGTAGGGGAGTTTCATGAGAGTCATCATTCTAGCCGGCGGCAGCGGGACCCGTCTCTGGCCCATCTCTAG
- a CDS encoding glycosyltransferase family 4 protein codes for MILSSGIGTYLRNLLFELRESPFRIELIVSPQAVEKVSWLSAFELRPCTAPIYSISEQIELPKIIPSCDLFWTPHLNIPLLPVRAKRRVATVHDAYHLAFFSRLRLQEKCYTKLIFSRLKRYANRIITDSEFSKSELEKYAGLSQEKIDVVPCGVDMGFFSAASAETEREEALSSLPKKFILFVGNLKPHKNVQGLIKAFEHLQKRGFSDHALVIVGKKAGLRTAEHAFFSNPQVLFLENIEDKELPLVYRRAALTVLPSFYEGFGLPPLEAMGCGCPVVVSRAASLPEVCGPAAEYVDPYDPLDIARGVEKVLRDPALQSDLKQKGFERASQFSWKRAAERHLQIFEEVINA; via the coding sequence ATGATTCTGAGTTCGGGAATAGGAACCTACCTCAGGAACCTCCTTTTTGAACTAAGAGAGAGTCCTTTCCGCATCGAGCTCATCGTCAGCCCCCAAGCTGTGGAGAAGGTGAGCTGGCTCTCTGCTTTTGAGCTTAGGCCATGCACTGCTCCCATCTATTCAATCAGCGAACAGATCGAACTGCCAAAGATCATCCCCTCCTGCGATCTTTTTTGGACTCCTCATTTGAATATTCCTCTGCTGCCCGTCCGTGCAAAAAGAAGAGTCGCAACAGTACACGACGCCTACCATCTAGCATTTTTCTCGCGGCTTCGCCTCCAGGAGAAGTGCTATACTAAATTGATCTTTTCGCGGTTGAAGAGGTATGCAAACCGCATCATTACAGATTCAGAATTTTCAAAAAGCGAGCTAGAAAAATACGCGGGACTCTCTCAGGAAAAAATCGATGTGGTCCCCTGCGGTGTCGATATGGGTTTTTTCTCAGCAGCTTCTGCGGAAACAGAAAGGGAGGAGGCATTAAGCTCTCTCCCCAAAAAGTTTATCCTCTTTGTCGGAAATTTGAAACCTCATAAAAATGTCCAAGGTCTCATCAAAGCATTCGAACATCTACAGAAGAGAGGTTTTTCAGACCACGCTCTTGTAATTGTCGGAAAGAAAGCTGGTCTTCGAACTGCGGAGCACGCGTTTTTTTCCAATCCACAGGTCCTCTTTTTGGAAAATATAGAAGACAAAGAGCTTCCCTTGGTATACCGGAGAGCGGCTCTCACAGTCCTTCCCTCCTTTTATGAAGGATTTGGGCTGCCGCCATTAGAGGCGATGGGCTGCGGCTGCCCGGTTGTTGTTTCGCGCGCTGCGAGCCTTCCAGAAGTGTGCGGCCCCGCTGCAGAGTATGTCGACCCCTATGACCCGCTAGATATCGCAAGAGGAGTGGAAAAGGTGTTAAGAGATCCCGCTTTACAATCCGATTTAAAGCAGAAGGGGTTTGAACGCGCCTCTCAATTTTCTTGGAAGAGGGCAGCAGAGAGGCACTTGCAGATCTTCGAAGAGGTGATAAACGCATGA
- the gmd gene encoding GDP-mannose 4,6-dehydratase yields the protein MKRALVTGITGQDGSYLAELLLEKGYIVHGMVRRSSVPNRGRIKHLCEDKALNGRFFLQEGDLADFHSLTRIIETAKPTEIYNLGAMSDVKTSFSIPEYTGDVDGVGVIRLLEAVRNFDPSIRFYQASTSELYGKVRAVPQSEETPFHPRSPYGVAKLYAYWAVINYREAYNMFACNGILFNHESPRRGENFVSRKITLAAVKIKMGLQERLTLGNLDAKRDWGYAKDFVEGMWQMLQQDAPEDYVLATGETTLVRRFVELAFREVDIEIIWEGKGINEKGIDAKTGKVLVEVSADLFRPSEVDLLIGDPSKANKKLGWRAKTSLEELVRVMVRSDLNELQGSEQLCGI from the coding sequence ATGAAACGCGCTTTAGTTACAGGAATCACAGGACAAGATGGCTCTTATCTTGCAGAGCTTCTTCTAGAAAAAGGCTACATCGTACACGGAATGGTAAGACGCAGCTCTGTTCCCAATCGAGGGCGCATCAAGCATCTCTGCGAAGATAAGGCGTTAAACGGACGTTTTTTTCTCCAAGAGGGCGATCTGGCCGACTTTCATAGTCTAACCCGTATTATTGAAACTGCGAAGCCGACCGAAATCTATAATTTAGGTGCGATGAGCGACGTGAAGACATCTTTTTCTATTCCTGAGTATACAGGAGATGTCGATGGAGTCGGTGTGATTCGTCTGCTTGAGGCGGTTCGCAACTTCGATCCCAGCATTCGCTTCTATCAAGCCTCAACCTCAGAACTTTATGGAAAGGTGCGCGCCGTTCCTCAAAGCGAAGAGACCCCATTTCATCCCCGCTCTCCCTACGGAGTGGCTAAACTCTATGCATACTGGGCAGTGATCAACTACCGCGAGGCGTACAACATGTTCGCCTGCAACGGGATCCTGTTTAATCACGAGAGCCCAAGGCGCGGCGAGAATTTTGTGTCCAGAAAGATCACTCTTGCAGCAGTGAAAATTAAAATGGGCCTTCAAGAGAGGCTCACTTTAGGAAATCTCGATGCGAAGAGGGACTGGGGATACGCGAAGGATTTTGTCGAGGGAATGTGGCAAATGCTTCAACAGGATGCTCCTGAGGATTATGTCCTTGCAACGGGTGAGACAACGCTTGTGCGAAGATTTGTCGAGCTCGCCTTCCGAGAGGTCGATATCGAGATTATCTGGGAGGGGAAAGGGATTAATGAGAAGGGGATCGACGCCAAAACTGGGAAAGTTCTGGTCGAAGTCTCCGCCGATCTCTTCCGTCCATCCGAAGTCGATCTGCTGATCGGAGATCCGTCGAAGGCAAATAAAAAACTTGGATGGAGAGCGAAGACCTCTCTCGAAGAGCTCGTGCGCGTCATGGTGCGCTCGGACTTAAACGAACTGCAAGGCAGCGAGCAGCTTTGTGGAATATAG
- a CDS encoding FkbM family methyltransferase, whose product MKMYCLLLLLVLFGKTEASSFGLLNPEKIHSSKKETLMEYLEDFPVKNYRVYHTKQPGYFYVDAVDDTIKDTLKRKEAWQPFLHKYISLYALPGSTVVDVGAHVGTYTAVMARAVKDGRVVAIEPQPKLFRELVMNMALNQAINVDFYWAGAGSRVGEIELSPLASRNEGSTPLAGGTGMYVDLITIDSLNLKNVSFIKIDAVSMENEILDGARETIAKSKPVIVVEIMGEFSYETATSEIKSRIDETIKKLHSFGYTTHRVSPHDYLALPIK is encoded by the coding sequence ATGAAAATGTACTGTCTTCTACTGCTACTAGTTTTGTTCGGCAAAACAGAAGCCAGCTCTTTTGGTCTGTTGAATCCTGAGAAGATACACTCTTCTAAGAAAGAGACTCTCATGGAGTATCTCGAGGACTTCCCAGTAAAAAATTATCGAGTTTATCACACAAAGCAGCCCGGTTATTTTTACGTAGATGCCGTGGATGATACTATTAAGGACACTCTGAAGCGAAAAGAGGCTTGGCAGCCCTTTTTGCATAAGTATATTTCTCTTTACGCCCTTCCCGGATCGACAGTTGTCGACGTAGGGGCCCATGTAGGAACGTATACCGCAGTCATGGCACGTGCGGTTAAAGATGGAAGGGTGGTTGCAATCGAGCCTCAGCCTAAACTCTTTAGAGAGCTTGTGATGAATATGGCCCTTAATCAAGCCATCAATGTCGATTTCTATTGGGCGGGGGCCGGGAGCAGAGTAGGAGAGATCGAGCTCTCTCCACTCGCCTCTAGAAATGAGGGGAGCACCCCCCTTGCTGGCGGCACGGGAATGTATGTCGATCTGATCACAATCGATTCACTAAATCTGAAGAATGTCTCATTTATCAAAATAGATGCTGTCTCGATGGAAAACGAGATCCTGGATGGAGCTAGAGAGACTATAGCAAAAAGCAAGCCTGTGATTGTGGTTGAAATCATGGGAGAATTTTCTTATGAAACGGCTACCAGCGAAATAAAATCTAGGATTGACGAGACGATAAAAAAGCTTCATAGTTTTGGCTACACAACTCATAGGGTCTCGCCGCACGACTACTTGGCTCTTCCTATAAAATAA